One Pseudanabaena sp. BC1403 genomic window, AGGTATGAAACTTTCCACCTTACTCATCATTCTTGGCGCGATCGCAATCCCGATCACTATTTTTGCAGTAACTAAAGCTATGTCTGCACCCCTACCCGTCGGATTCCCATCGCCAACATCTCACGGAAAAATTGAAGTTAAGCAATATCCTGCCTATCGTTCTGGCACATACACTTACGAAGGAAATCTCAGTCAAGCTACTAGCAACTCCTTTAACCCATTGTTTCAGCACATCAGCAGCAACAATATTTCGATGACGGCTC contains:
- a CDS encoding heme-binding protein: MKLSTLLIILGAIAIPITIFAVTKAMSAPLPVGFPSPTSHGKIEVKQYPAYRSGTYTYEGNLSQATSNSFNPLFQHISSNNISMTAPVEARYPISTINQPMQSGKAKVSFLYNNNSISPSQISQDI